The following are encoded in a window of Brevibacillus ruminantium genomic DNA:
- a CDS encoding DMT family transporter, with product MGWVFVVLAAISEMVGVVGLKLFSRVKNIRHGGLFIGGFTLSFALLYQAFDYLQLSIAYAVWIGLGTAGAVLINMIFFGESRSAARIVSLLLIIIGVTGLKVVS from the coding sequence ATGGGTTGGGTATTTGTCGTCTTGGCTGCTATCAGTGAAATGGTTGGGGTTGTGGGCTTGAAGCTATTTAGCCGGGTAAAGAACATTCGCCACGGGGGATTATTTATCGGCGGGTTTACGCTGTCATTTGCTTTGCTCTATCAGGCATTTGACTACCTGCAATTAAGTATTGCTTACGCTGTATGGATTGGTTTGGGAACAGCAGGTGCCGTGTTGATCAATATGATCTTTTTCGGAGAGTCCAGAAGCGCAGCTCGGATTGTCAGCTTACTCCTGATTATCATTGGTGTTACCGGACTAAAGGTTGTTTCGTAA
- a CDS encoding DMT family transporter, with protein sequence MNKSWMYVVMTCLLEMVWVFGFRTAESAWQWVLVVGVIVIDFYFLSKSCEGLPTGTVYAVFAGVGSIGTVFMDSFLFGGSMNLLKVLFIGVLVAGVVGLKLADNQKEERVHP encoded by the coding sequence ATGAACAAAAGTTGGATGTATGTAGTCATGACGTGTTTGTTGGAAATGGTATGGGTTTTTGGCTTTCGTACCGCAGAATCTGCCTGGCAGTGGGTGCTTGTGGTAGGTGTGATCGTCATAGATTTTTATTTTCTCTCAAAATCCTGTGAAGGGTTACCGACCGGAACGGTTTACGCGGTGTTTGCCGGGGTCGGTTCCATCGGGACGGTATTCATGGATTCCTTTTTGTTTGGCGGAAGCATGAACTTGCTGAAGGTCCTCTTTATTGGAGTGCTTGTGGCTGGTGTTGTTGGTTTGAAGCTGGCTGATAATCAGAAGGAAGAAAGGGTGCATCCATAA
- a CDS encoding TetR/AcrR family transcriptional regulator, with protein MTDSFIAEARREQIILACIDTLEEVGYNNLSLTKVAKKAKISTGLISYHFNDKHDLMNHTLQFLVAKQHDFISSKVTLAQSAAKQLETFIEAHLAYQETHHKHNIALIEIVFTARNEEGMAYYRMEEENEEDALRMMLVEILKEGRQNGEFTQSFQTEIVASFILGAIEERMLKANSSIPMENYSDELIKMVKKHIV; from the coding sequence ATGACCGATTCTTTTATCGCAGAGGCTAGAAGAGAGCAAATTATTCTCGCATGCATCGATACTTTAGAAGAGGTTGGATATAACAATTTAAGCTTAACGAAGGTAGCGAAAAAGGCTAAGATCAGCACCGGACTTATTTCTTATCATTTTAATGACAAGCATGACCTGATGAATCACACCTTACAGTTTTTAGTTGCAAAGCAACATGATTTTATCAGCAGTAAGGTTACATTAGCCCAATCTGCCGCGAAACAACTGGAGACTTTTATTGAAGCGCATTTGGCCTATCAAGAAACTCATCATAAACATAATATCGCTTTAATCGAGATTGTCTTTACTGCCCGAAATGAAGAGGGCATGGCTTATTACAGAATGGAGGAAGAAAATGAAGAAGACGCGCTTCGAATGATGTTAGTGGAAATTCTCAAGGAAGGCAGGCAAAATGGCGAGTTTACTCAATCCTTTCAAACTGAAATCGTCGCTTCATTTATTTTAGGGGCGATCGAAGAACGAATGTTGAAGGCAAATTCATCTATCCCAATGGAAAATTACTCAGACGAACTCATCAAAATGGTAAAGAAA
- a CDS encoding TetR family transcriptional regulator: MDKKTKIVQASIEVFKEKGIEKTKISDIVKKAEIAQGTFYLYFPSKLSVMPAIAEQIVLQLIKKVEANVALEAPLQEQLSQLVDAIFQVTGEFRDVTVLVYAGFSTTENMSEWETIYTPFYDLLASLLETNKSRHLIRETIDAARTAKLVLGLIETAAEQVYLYDAYDAQKEAEQKAELLTFLEHALRP, from the coding sequence ATGGATAAAAAAACAAAGATCGTGCAAGCGTCGATCGAGGTTTTTAAAGAGAAAGGCATCGAAAAAACCAAGATATCAGACATCGTCAAAAAGGCGGAGATTGCCCAAGGGACATTTTATTTGTATTTCCCTTCGAAATTATCGGTTATGCCTGCGATTGCAGAGCAAATTGTGTTGCAATTGATCAAAAAGGTGGAAGCCAACGTCGCTCTGGAAGCTCCTTTACAGGAACAGCTCAGCCAGCTGGTGGATGCCATTTTTCAGGTAACGGGCGAATTTCGTGATGTCACCGTTCTGGTCTATGCCGGTTTTTCAACGACGGAGAATATGAGTGAGTGGGAAACCATCTATACGCCGTTTTACGATCTGCTGGCGTCTCTGCTGGAAACGAATAAAAGCCGCCATCTCATTCGTGAAACGATCGATGCTGCTCGTACCGCCAAATTGGTTCTTGGACTGATTGAAACTGCTGCAGAGCAGGTCTATTTATATGATGCGTACGACGCTCAAAAAGAAGCAGAGCAGAAGGCGGAATTGCTGACATTTTTAGAACATGCTTTGCGTCCGTAA